One Manihot esculenta cultivar AM560-2 chromosome 18, M.esculenta_v8, whole genome shotgun sequence genomic window carries:
- the LOC122722406 gene encoding cytochrome P450 714C2-like, which yields MEVQFVIQILFSIVIIALLGILLRLYNGLVMKPKRLRSMLQKQGINGPPPAFLLGNIRQIQTTVSSVVKATDPPLIHNCAALLFPFLELWKEEYGQVLVFSLGNIQVLNLNQPDIVKEYTTCVSWDLGRPSMNINDLGPLLGQGILTSNGAFWSHQRKIIAPELYMEKIKGMVNLITESAVSSSWCLM from the exons ATGGAAGTTCAGTTTGTTATTCAGATACTGTTTTCCATTGTGATTATAGCGTTGCTGGGAATCCTATTGCGCCTTTACAATGGATTGGTTATGAAACCAAAGAGGCTTCGTTCCATGTTGCAGAAGCAAGGCATCAATGGACCTCCACCAGCTTTCCTTCTTGGAAATATAAGACAGATTCAGACGACTGTGTCCTCAGTTGTGAAGGCCACTGATCCACCTCTCATCCATAACTGTGCTGCTCTTCTTTTCCCTTTCCTTGAGCTATGGAAGGAGGAATATG GTCAAGTGCTTGTATTTTCCCTgggaaacatacaagttctgaATTTGAATCAGCCTGACATAGTGAAAGAATACACAACTTGTGTATCTTGGGACTTGGGGAGACCTTCAATGAATATTAATGATCTTGGTCCTTTGCTTGGTCAAGGGATTCTCACATCAAATGGAGCTTTCTGGTCACATCAGAGGAAGATCATTGCTCCTGAATTGTACATGGAAAAGATCAAG GGAATGGTGAACCTGATAACCGAGTCTGCAGTTTCATCCTCTTGGTGCCTCATGTAA